The Mycobacterium paragordonae genome includes a region encoding these proteins:
- a CDS encoding TetR/AcrR family transcriptional regulator — protein MPQGTSTTPSASRSRRRGEVLERALYSATLAELAAVGYGGLTMEGIAARAHTGKAALYRRWASKHDLVQAAMTHNVPPLPEPRAGRSTRENLLAVFTAHRDVLAGKTDFPGLEIISQLIHEPELRAIFVDAVVVPRVKIVESILKTAVHEGDIDPATLTPLTARIGSALINQHFMLTGTPPTRRELSLIVDTVIPPKSTAAHTN, from the coding sequence ATGCCGCAGGGGACCAGCACCACACCGAGCGCCAGCCGCAGCCGCCGGCGCGGCGAAGTTCTCGAACGGGCGCTCTATTCCGCTACTTTGGCGGAGCTGGCCGCGGTCGGCTATGGCGGGCTGACCATGGAGGGCATTGCGGCGCGCGCACACACCGGAAAGGCCGCTTTGTACCGGCGCTGGGCCAGCAAGCATGACCTGGTGCAGGCCGCCATGACACACAACGTGCCGCCGTTGCCGGAGCCGCGGGCCGGCCGGTCAACCCGGGAGAACCTGCTGGCGGTGTTCACGGCTCACCGCGATGTGTTGGCCGGCAAGACCGATTTTCCGGGCCTGGAGATCATCAGTCAGCTGATTCACGAACCCGAACTGCGCGCGATCTTCGTCGACGCGGTGGTGGTGCCACGCGTGAAGATCGTCGAATCGATACTGAAGACCGCGGTGCACGAGGGTGATATTGATCCGGCGACACTTACGCCGCTGACCGCTCGCATCGGATCGGCTTTGATCAACCAGCACTTCATGCTCACCGGGACCCCGCCCACCCGCCGCGAACTGTCCCTGATCGTCGACACCGTGATACCGCCGAAATCCACTGCAGCGCATACTAATTAA
- the typA gene encoding translational GTPase TypA, which yields MPFRNVAIVAHVDHGKTTLVDAMLRQSGALTHRGDDTQERIMDSGDLEKEKGITILAKNTAVHRHNADGTLTVINVIDTPGHADFGGEVERGLSMVDGVLLLVDASEGPLPQTRFVLRKALQAHLPVILVVNKTDRPDARIGEVVDASHDLLLDVASDLDPEAAAAAEHALGLPTLYASGRAGIACTEQPADGEVPAGDNLDPLFEVLMEHIPAPSGDPEAPLQALVTNLDASAFLGRLALIRIYNGKLRKGQQVAWMREVDGVPVITNAKITELLATEGVERSPTEEATAGDIVAVAGLPEIMIGDTLADPDHAHALPRIHVDEPAISVTIGTNTSPLAGKVSGHKLTARMVRNRLDTELIGNVSIRVVDIGRPDAWEVQGRGELALAVLVETMRREGFELTVGKPQVVTRTIDGKLHEPFEAMTIDCPEEFVGAITQLMAARKGRMEEMTNHAAGWVRMDFIVPSRGLIGFRTDFLTLTRGTGIANAVFDGYRPWAGEIRARHTGSLVSDRTGTITPFALIALADRGQFFVEPGQDTYEGMVVGINPRAEDLDINVTREKKLTNMRSSTADVIETLAKPLELDLEQAMEFCAQDECVEVTPEIVRVRKVELDATSRARSRSRAKARG from the coding sequence GTGCCATTCCGCAATGTCGCCATCGTCGCCCACGTCGACCACGGCAAAACAACCCTGGTCGACGCGATGCTGCGACAGTCCGGTGCGCTGACCCACCGTGGTGACGACACCCAGGAACGCATCATGGACAGCGGTGACCTGGAGAAGGAAAAAGGCATCACCATCCTGGCCAAGAACACGGCCGTGCACCGTCACAACGCGGACGGAACGCTGACAGTAATAAATGTCATCGACACTCCCGGCCACGCCGACTTCGGCGGCGAGGTCGAACGCGGCCTGTCCATGGTGGACGGGGTGTTGCTGCTGGTCGACGCGTCGGAGGGCCCGCTGCCGCAGACCCGGTTCGTGCTTCGCAAGGCGCTGCAGGCGCATCTGCCGGTGATTCTCGTCGTCAACAAGACCGACCGCCCCGATGCCCGGATCGGCGAGGTCGTCGACGCCAGCCACGATCTGCTGCTCGACGTTGCCTCCGACCTCGACCCCGAAGCGGCCGCGGCGGCCGAACACGCGCTGGGCCTGCCGACGCTGTATGCCTCGGGGCGCGCCGGCATCGCCTGCACCGAGCAACCCGCCGACGGCGAGGTTCCGGCCGGTGACAACCTCGACCCGCTCTTCGAAGTGCTGATGGAGCACATTCCGGCGCCCTCGGGTGACCCGGAGGCGCCCTTGCAGGCCCTGGTCACCAACCTGGACGCATCGGCGTTCCTGGGCCGGTTGGCACTGATCCGCATCTACAACGGCAAGCTGCGCAAAGGCCAGCAGGTGGCGTGGATGCGCGAAGTGGACGGGGTGCCCGTCATCACCAACGCCAAGATCACCGAACTGCTGGCCACCGAGGGCGTCGAGCGCAGCCCGACAGAGGAGGCGACAGCAGGAGACATTGTTGCGGTGGCAGGGCTGCCCGAGATCATGATCGGCGACACCCTTGCCGACCCCGACCATGCCCACGCCCTGCCGCGGATCCACGTCGACGAACCGGCCATCTCGGTGACCATCGGCACCAACACCTCGCCGCTGGCCGGCAAGGTGTCCGGGCACAAGCTGACGGCACGCATGGTCCGCAACCGGCTGGACACCGAGTTGATCGGCAACGTCTCGATCCGGGTCGTCGACATCGGCCGACCGGACGCATGGGAGGTGCAGGGCCGAGGCGAGCTGGCGCTGGCCGTCCTGGTGGAGACGATGCGGCGCGAGGGATTCGAGCTGACCGTCGGCAAGCCGCAGGTGGTCACCAGAACGATCGACGGCAAGCTGCACGAGCCGTTCGAAGCGATGACGATCGACTGCCCCGAGGAATTCGTAGGTGCGATCACGCAGCTGATGGCCGCCCGCAAGGGGCGCATGGAGGAGATGACCAACCACGCGGCCGGCTGGGTCCGGATGGACTTCATCGTGCCCAGCCGCGGCCTGATCGGCTTCCGCACCGACTTCCTCACTCTCACGCGCGGCACCGGCATCGCCAACGCGGTGTTCGACGGCTACCGGCCGTGGGCCGGCGAGATTCGCGCCCGCCACACCGGCTCGCTGGTGTCCGACCGCACCGGCACCATCACCCCGTTCGCGCTGATCGCGCTCGCCGACCGCGGCCAGTTCTTCGTCGAACCGGGTCAGGACACCTACGAAGGCATGGTCGTCGGGATCAACCCGCGGGCCGAGGACCTCGATATCAACGTCACCCGGGAGAAGAAGCTCACCAATATGCGGTCCTCGACCGCCGACGTCATCGAGACCCTGGCCAAGCCCCTCGAGCTCGACCTGGAGCAGGCCATGGAGTTCTGCGCCCAGGATGAATGCGTCGAGGTGACCCCGGAGATCGTCCGGGTGCGCAAGGTCGAGCTGGACGCCACCTCACGCGCCCGCAGCCGCTCGCGCGCCAAGGCACGCGGGTAG
- the mshB gene encoding N-acetyl-1-D-myo-inositol-2-amino-2-deoxy-alpha-D-glucopyranoside deacetylase — protein MPETPRLLFVHAHPDDESLANGATIAHYTARGAQVHVVTCTLGEEGEVVGDRWAQLAVDHADQLGGYRISELSRALHALGVNGPVYLGGAGRWRDSGMAGTEPRGRRRFVDADEREAVGALVALIRDMRPHVVVTYDPNGGYGHPDHIRTHTVTTSAVAAAGRSDDYPGDPWSVPKFYWTVLARDAMIAGLRALVPEDLRPEWTLPPEDIPFTFLDDDINAVVEAGADAHAAKVAALAAHATQLTVGATGRACALSNNLALPILPQEHYILVAGAAGERDERGWETDLLAGLGITGPGN, from the coding sequence ATGCCTGAGACGCCGCGGCTGCTGTTCGTGCATGCACATCCCGACGACGAAAGCCTGGCCAACGGCGCCACCATCGCGCACTACACCGCACGCGGAGCGCAAGTGCATGTCGTGACCTGCACCCTGGGCGAGGAGGGTGAGGTCGTGGGTGACCGTTGGGCCCAACTCGCCGTCGACCATGCGGATCAACTCGGTGGCTACCGCATCAGCGAACTCAGCCGGGCATTGCACGCGTTGGGCGTCAACGGTCCGGTTTATCTCGGTGGCGCGGGGCGCTGGCGGGACTCCGGCATGGCCGGCACCGAACCGCGCGGCAGGCGCCGATTCGTGGACGCCGACGAACGGGAAGCCGTCGGCGCCCTCGTCGCGCTGATCCGCGACATGCGCCCGCACGTGGTGGTGACCTACGACCCCAACGGCGGCTACGGCCATCCGGACCACATCCGCACCCACACCGTCACCACCTCGGCAGTGGCTGCCGCCGGCCGCTCGGACGACTACCCGGGCGACCCGTGGTCGGTGCCCAAGTTCTACTGGACGGTCCTGGCCCGGGACGCCATGATTGCCGGCCTGCGGGCCCTGGTGCCCGAGGACCTTCGACCGGAGTGGACGCTGCCGCCGGAAGACATTCCCTTCACCTTTCTCGACGACGACATCAACGCCGTTGTCGAGGCCGGCGCGGACGCGCACGCCGCCAAGGTCGCCGCCCTCGCCGCGCACGCCACCCAACTCACCGTCGGCGCGACCGGACGCGCCTGCGCGCTCTCGAATAACCTTGCGCTGCCTATCCTCCCGCAAGAGCACTACATTCTGGTCGCCGGTGCGGCGGGGGAGCGGGACGAACGTGGCTGGGAAACGGATTTGCTTGCCGGTCTGGGCATCACTGGTCCGGGCAACTAG
- a CDS encoding PE family protein: MSYVFVEPQIMSAFGADLSGIGSALGAANAAAAASTTSVLAAAADEVSVQIAALFSNNAAGYQQVSAQVAASYERFVQAVTAGAGAYAAAEANTAQALVNGLAAPTVSLEGIGQAWAGFTSNIVNAQVSFNQSLVGTEVALRQALFGGGNAVSNAVDAGLNVANSFVGGGQQAFNVLIGAQVPANFNTSLAINSALDANVGPGLLSGAFSGGLSGLGAQLNAALSGNVSGGLPDFTALGNAFGANVNAGLTSLAQTGGMLATSLSSGLSGLAQTGGSLAANLNAALSGLPGGFDVSLPALTGGFTANLPALVANVTGGFPGLGAQLSAALNGALSGNLALPNFALPNFNFALPNFGLPNVSFTLPNNFTLPNFNFALPNFGLPNVSFTLPNNFTLPNFNFAIPNFAALTQAGATWAGNLSAGLTNLNLTLPALSGQINAALTGAVNGDTAGLNALVNAVAALPTTGLAGFEQLQSGMLSGLVANEVAFNQTLVANEVALLGAPALAGPVGYAVNAGNLLVGTGEQLVNALVGAPAANLTGDLIVNGALEAPGFPIGGGLTGVAHQLLSLNAALGGVPGLDTSLLTQLNLTPTSLQGLVDSQLAFNANLVANEQLFQTMVFGTGGALNGAVNNAFNGLNLLLVGTPQGAINALLGAPAVDLTGSLLVTAPGDVFGGVTAGGLLGAFEQKWLFDASVLSSLLSPIQVTLTGGLPSLLANINANLTAALTGTGTIGGSVGGTVGGNVGGGG, from the coding sequence ATGTCATATGTCTTTGTCGAGCCACAAATAATGTCGGCGTTCGGCGCAGATCTGTCCGGTATTGGGTCGGCGCTGGGCGCCGCCAATGCGGCAGCGGCTGCGTCGACTACGAGCGTGCTAGCCGCGGCCGCCGATGAAGTGTCGGTGCAGATCGCCGCGCTGTTCTCCAATAATGCGGCGGGTTATCAACAGGTCAGCGCGCAGGTCGCGGCCTCCTATGAACGGTTCGTCCAGGCCGTGACCGCCGGCGCCGGAGCTTATGCTGCGGCAGAAGCGAATACGGCGCAGGCTCTGGTCAACGGGCTGGCCGCCCCGACCGTGTCGCTCGAGGGGATCGGCCAGGCGTGGGCCGGTTTCACCTCCAACATCGTCAATGCCCAGGTGTCGTTCAACCAGTCGTTGGTGGGCACCGAGGTGGCGCTGCGGCAGGCACTATTCGGCGGCGGGAACGCAGTCTCCAATGCCGTCGACGCCGGCTTGAACGTCGCGAACTCGTTCGTCGGCGGGGGCCAGCAGGCCTTCAATGTCCTTATCGGAGCACAGGTTCCGGCCAACTTCAACACCAGCCTGGCCATCAACAGCGCACTTGACGCCAACGTGGGGCCGGGCCTGCTCTCAGGTGCCTTCAGCGGTGGGCTTTCGGGTCTCGGCGCTCAACTCAACGCTGCCCTGTCGGGCAATGTGAGTGGCGGCTTGCCGGACTTCACTGCCCTCGGTAATGCGTTCGGGGCCAACGTGAATGCGGGCCTCACGAGTCTCGCGCAGACCGGCGGGATGCTGGCGACCAGCCTCAGTTCCGGCCTGTCCGGCCTGGCCCAGACCGGTGGTTCGCTGGCAGCCAACCTCAATGCCGCGCTGTCCGGTTTGCCGGGCGGTTTCGATGTGAGCCTGCCGGCACTGACGGGCGGGTTCACCGCGAATCTGCCTGCGCTGGTTGCCAATGTGACCGGCGGGTTCCCGGGTCTGGGTGCTCAGTTGAGTGCCGCGCTGAACGGGGCGCTGTCGGGCAATTTGGCGCTGCCGAACTTCGCGTTGCCGAACTTCAACTTCGCGCTGCCGAATTTCGGGCTGCCCAACGTGAGCTTCACGTTGCCCAACAACTTCACGTTGCCGAACTTCAACTTCGCATTGCCGAACTTCGGGCTGCCCAACGTGAGCTTCACGTTGCCCAACAACTTCACGTTGCCGAACTTCAACTTCGCGATACCCAACTTCGCAGCCCTGACGCAGGCCGGCGCCACCTGGGCCGGCAACCTGAGTGCCGGACTGACCAACTTGAACCTGACGCTGCCGGCGCTCAGCGGTCAGATCAATGCGGCGCTGACCGGGGCCGTCAACGGCGACACGGCAGGGCTCAACGCGCTGGTGAACGCGGTGGCGGCCCTTCCGACAACGGGGCTGGCGGGCTTCGAGCAACTGCAGAGCGGCATGTTGAGCGGACTGGTTGCCAACGAAGTCGCGTTCAACCAGACGCTCGTCGCCAACGAGGTCGCGCTGTTGGGCGCACCGGCACTGGCTGGGCCGGTGGGCTACGCCGTCAACGCGGGGAACTTGTTGGTGGGTACCGGCGAGCAACTCGTCAACGCTCTCGTCGGCGCCCCAGCTGCCAACTTGACCGGCGACCTGATCGTCAACGGCGCGCTGGAGGCGCCCGGCTTCCCGATCGGCGGCGGCCTGACAGGTGTTGCCCATCAACTGCTTTCGCTGAACGCGGCGTTGGGCGGTGTGCCGGGCCTCGACACTTCGCTGTTGACGCAGCTGAACCTCACTCCGACCAGCTTGCAGGGGTTGGTGGACAGCCAGTTGGCGTTCAACGCCAACCTGGTGGCCAACGAGCAGTTGTTCCAGACAATGGTGTTCGGGACCGGTGGCGCCCTCAACGGCGCGGTGAACAATGCCTTCAACGGGTTGAACCTGCTGCTGGTCGGTACGCCGCAGGGGGCCATCAACGCCCTGCTGGGCGCCCCGGCCGTGGACCTGACGGGCAGCCTGCTGGTGACCGCGCCGGGCGACGTCTTCGGCGGCGTCACCGCCGGCGGCCTGCTGGGTGCGTTCGAGCAGAAGTGGTTGTTCGACGCGTCGGTGCTGAGCAGCTTGTTGTCCCCGATCCAGGTGACCCTGACCGGCGGACTGCCCAGCCTGCTCGCCAACATCAACGCCAACTTGACGGCCGCCCTCACCGGCACCGGCACAATCGGCGGCTCGGTCGGCGGCACGGTCGGCGGCAATGTCGGCGGGGGTGGCTAA
- a CDS encoding ABC transporter family substrate-binding protein — MGVLHRARHVLVAIGVLVAAIGLVLSGCTVSPPPAPQSTDTPHNTPPPPQHPTQIIMGIDSIGAGFNPHLLSDLSPVNAAISALVLPSAFRPVPDPNSSTGSRWEMDPTLLVAADVTSENPFTVTYKIRPEAQWTDNAPIAADDFWYLWRQMVSQPGVVDPAGYDLITNVQSLEGGKTAVVTFAQPYPAWRELFNNLLPAHIVKDVPGGFASGLARALPVTGGQFRVENIDPQRDEILIARNDRYWGPPAKPALIQFRRAGAPAALADSVRNGDTQVAQVHGGSAAFAQLSAIPDVRTARIVTPRVMQLTLRANEPKLADSQVRKAILGLVDVDLLAAVGAGSDNTVTLAQAQIRSPSDPGYVPTAPPAMSSTAAMGLLEAAGFQIESSTSVSPAPSSTTAPVSTGPPEVIRGRISKDGKQLALVIGVAVNDPTSVAVANTAADQLRNVGIAASVLALDPVTLYRDALANHQVDALVGWHQAGGNLATSLASRFGCPALQATEVPAPNAPPTTTSSTSPAATTQAAPDTTSPLTTPSRQPDPGALVKAPSNLTGICDRSIESNIEAALNGSKNISDVITAVEPRLWNMSTVLPILQDTTIVGAGPSVQNVSLTGAVPVGIVGDAGQWVKTGQ; from the coding sequence ATTGGCGTGCTGCACCGAGCCCGTCACGTCCTGGTGGCGATCGGCGTGCTGGTAGCGGCCATCGGTCTGGTGTTGTCGGGGTGCACAGTGAGCCCGCCGCCGGCGCCGCAGAGCACCGACACCCCGCACAACACACCACCGCCGCCGCAGCATCCCACCCAGATCATCATGGGTATCGACTCGATCGGGGCCGGCTTCAACCCACACCTGCTCTCGGACCTGTCTCCGGTGAACGCGGCGATCAGCGCCCTGGTGCTGCCGAGCGCGTTCCGCCCGGTGCCGGACCCCAATTCGTCGACCGGCTCACGTTGGGAGATGGACCCCACGCTGCTGGTGGCAGCCGACGTGACGAGCGAGAACCCGTTCACGGTGACCTACAAAATACGGCCGGAAGCGCAGTGGACCGACAACGCGCCGATCGCCGCCGACGACTTCTGGTACCTGTGGCGGCAGATGGTGAGCCAGCCCGGCGTGGTGGATCCGGCCGGTTATGACCTCATTACCAACGTCCAGTCGCTCGAGGGGGGCAAGACGGCCGTCGTCACCTTCGCGCAGCCGTACCCGGCGTGGCGGGAGTTGTTCAACAACCTGTTGCCGGCGCACATCGTCAAGGACGTGCCGGGCGGTTTCGCATCCGGGTTGGCGCGCGCCCTGCCGGTCACCGGCGGGCAATTCCGGGTGGAGAACATCGACCCGCAGCGCGACGAGATCCTGATCGCCCGCAACGACCGCTACTGGGGGCCGCCCGCCAAACCGGCGCTCATCCAGTTCCGGCGGGCCGGCGCGCCGGCCGCCCTGGCCGATTCGGTGCGCAACGGCGACACCCAGGTGGCCCAGGTACATGGCGGGTCGGCCGCGTTCGCCCAGCTGTCGGCGATCCCCGACGTGCGGACCGCCCGGATCGTGACGCCCCGGGTGATGCAGCTGACGCTGCGGGCGAACGAGCCCAAGCTGGCCGACTCACAGGTCCGCAAGGCGATCCTGGGGTTGGTCGACGTCGACCTGCTGGCCGCGGTCGGGGCGGGCAGCGACAACACCGTCACCCTGGCCCAGGCGCAGATCCGTTCACCCAGTGACCCCGGCTATGTGCCGACCGCGCCGCCGGCCATGAGTTCGACGGCGGCGATGGGGCTCCTGGAGGCCGCCGGCTTCCAAATCGAAAGCAGCACATCGGTTTCACCGGCGCCCAGCTCGACGACCGCGCCGGTGAGCACCGGTCCGCCGGAGGTCATCCGCGGCCGAATCAGCAAGGACGGCAAGCAGTTGGCGTTGGTGATCGGGGTGGCGGTCAACGACCCGACGTCGGTCGCCGTGGCCAACACCGCCGCCGATCAGCTGCGCAACGTCGGTATCGCCGCGAGCGTGCTGGCGCTGGATCCGGTGACGCTGTATCGCGACGCGCTCGCCAACCACCAGGTGGACGCGTTGGTGGGTTGGCATCAGGCCGGCGGAAACCTGGCCACTTCCTTGGCATCTCGGTTCGGGTGCCCGGCCCTGCAGGCCACTGAGGTACCCGCCCCGAATGCTCCCCCTACTACTACATCGTCGACGTCGCCGGCTGCCACGACCCAGGCGGCACCGGACACCACCTCACCGCTGACGACGCCGAGCCGCCAGCCCGATCCGGGCGCACTGGTGAAAGCGCCGTCGAACCTCACCGGGATTTGCGACCGCAGTATCGAGTCGAACATCGAAGCCGCCCTCAATGGGTCGAAGAACATCAGTGATGTGATCACCGCGGTGGAGCCGCGGCTGTGGAACATGTCGACCGTGCTGCCCATCCTGCAGGACACCACGATTGTGGGCGCCGGCCCCAGCGTGCAGAACGTCAGCCTGACCGGCGCAGTGCCGGTCGGCATCGTTGGCGACGCCGGTCAGTGGGTCAAGACCGGGCAATAG
- a CDS encoding PE family protein: MSFLHADPEALKAAASNIAGIGSEISSANAAASLPTTGVVAAAADQVSAQVAALFSTHAQGYQQLSSQISAFHEKFVQALGSSAASYANAESSAARTLADAVNAPAQQLLGHPLIGPGAPSLAGAAARAATQVQSALQGVPAGNLLSVLGLTPTGGLGGLTATRALAGPLAAAAAPAAVIPVSWATSIQNLYNFVEPYVAYGFNLAAYAAGWLPYVGILAPQINFFYYLFEPMVQAGLFNTLDWLAGTVSFSQGLANFWAATSASINQFLYTEWYWIRSFLPPLPPLPPFFP, translated from the coding sequence ATGTCCTTTTTGCACGCGGATCCGGAGGCGCTGAAGGCGGCCGCCTCCAACATCGCCGGCATCGGATCGGAGATCAGTTCAGCCAATGCCGCCGCGTCGCTGCCCACCACCGGCGTGGTGGCAGCCGCCGCGGATCAGGTATCAGCGCAGGTCGCGGCGCTGTTCTCAACGCATGCCCAGGGATATCAGCAGCTCAGCTCCCAGATCTCGGCCTTCCACGAGAAGTTCGTCCAGGCCCTTGGCTCGAGTGCCGCGTCCTACGCCAACGCCGAGAGCAGCGCGGCGCGGACCCTGGCCGATGCGGTCAACGCGCCCGCGCAGCAACTGCTGGGACACCCGCTGATCGGACCGGGGGCGCCAAGTCTGGCCGGTGCCGCCGCGAGGGCCGCTACACAGGTGCAGAGTGCGCTGCAGGGTGTGCCGGCCGGCAACCTGCTGAGCGTGCTGGGACTGACGCCAACCGGCGGTTTAGGCGGTTTGACCGCCACCCGCGCATTGGCGGGACCGTTGGCCGCCGCGGCGGCGCCCGCTGCGGTGATCCCCGTATCGTGGGCCACTTCCATCCAGAATCTGTACAACTTCGTTGAGCCGTATGTGGCGTACGGCTTCAACCTGGCCGCTTACGCTGCGGGCTGGTTGCCATACGTGGGGATCCTGGCGCCGCAGATCAACTTCTTCTACTACCTGTTCGAACCCATGGTTCAGGCCGGGCTTTTCAATACCCTTGACTGGCTGGCTGGAACGGTCAGCTTCAGTCAGGGCCTGGCCAACTTCTGGGCGGCGACATCGGCGTCGATCAACCAGTTCCTCTACACCGAGTGGTACTGGATCCGCAGTTTCTTGCCGCCGCTGCCACCGTTGCCGCCGTTCTTCCCGTAA
- the narI gene encoding respiratory nitrate reductase subunit gamma produces MKLLEIFWDDIPYVVISIAVVGAWWRYRYDKFGWTSRSSQLYESRLLSIANPLFHFGSLAVIMGHVMGLFVPESWTRAVGMSDHLYHLQALLLGVPAGAATLLGIGLLIYRRRTRAAVSLATTRNDKLMYVVLVCALVAGLSCTLMGLTHFGELHDYRQRVSVWFRSIWILDPRGDLMVHAAAYYQIHVFIALLLFALWPFTRLIHAFSAPVGYLFRPYIVYRSRATAEKHHLIGSAPRRRGW; encoded by the coding sequence ATGAAATTGCTGGAGATCTTCTGGGACGACATCCCGTACGTCGTTATTTCCATCGCGGTCGTCGGCGCCTGGTGGCGGTACCGCTACGACAAGTTCGGCTGGACCAGCCGTTCCTCGCAGCTCTACGAGTCGCGGTTGCTGTCCATCGCCAATCCGCTGTTCCACTTCGGCAGCCTCGCGGTGATCATGGGTCACGTCATGGGACTGTTCGTTCCCGAGTCCTGGACCCGAGCGGTCGGGATGAGTGATCACCTCTATCACCTGCAGGCGCTGCTACTGGGCGTCCCGGCCGGTGCCGCCACCCTGCTGGGCATCGGGCTGCTCATCTACCGGCGACGCACCCGCGCGGCGGTGTCCCTGGCCACCACCCGCAACGACAAACTGATGTATGTCGTGCTGGTGTGCGCACTGGTGGCCGGCCTGAGTTGCACGCTGATGGGACTTACCCACTTCGGCGAATTGCACGACTACCGGCAACGGGTGTCCGTCTGGTTCCGGTCGATCTGGATCCTCGACCCGCGCGGCGACCTGATGGTGCACGCTGCGGCGTACTACCAGATCCACGTGTTCATCGCGCTGCTGTTGTTCGCGCTGTGGCCGTTCACCCGGCTGATCCACGCGTTCAGCGCGCCGGTCGGCTACCTGTTCCGGCCCTACATCGTCTACCGCAGCCGCGCCACGGCGGAAAAACACCACTTGATCGGTTCGGCGCCGCGCCGACGGGGCTGGTGA
- a CDS encoding PE family protein — protein sequence MSYVNVVPEFLASAATDLAGIGSTIGAAGSSAAAATTAVLPAGADEISAAVSALFGAHGQAFQALNAQAAQFHEQFVQIMRSTAAAFAGAEAANVSPLQAMAAAASPMQQLEQAQIAFGSNVVANELTFNNALLSNELGLERSFFGTDTALNGVINRGFNAGNLLVGTGEQAFNGLVGVQVPPTFTSTLLTGSAAQVFNSGAIGGPLGAFDQSLAAGANFAGLFVGSAPGQALLSALPAPAQSLLSSPASFLQQIQTAQVNFNTNLVNSEMNFNHSLVANEVAWEQQVFHTDSALNGALNRGFNIGNLLLGTGEQGVNLFTGAQVPTNFTEGLLLGTAAQPFNGGQIGGLLGAFDQSTEAGLDLAGLITGA from the coding sequence ATGTCCTATGTGAACGTCGTGCCGGAGTTTCTGGCATCTGCCGCAACTGATCTGGCGGGCATCGGCTCGACGATCGGGGCTGCCGGTTCGTCGGCGGCTGCCGCGACCACGGCGGTGTTGCCGGCCGGCGCCGATGAGATATCGGCGGCCGTCTCGGCGCTTTTCGGCGCGCACGGGCAGGCATTTCAGGCTCTCAATGCCCAAGCCGCGCAGTTTCACGAGCAGTTTGTGCAGATCATGCGAAGTACAGCGGCTGCCTTCGCCGGCGCGGAGGCGGCCAATGTCTCACCGCTGCAGGCGATGGCGGCGGCCGCATCGCCGATGCAACAACTGGAACAGGCGCAGATCGCCTTCGGTTCCAATGTGGTGGCTAACGAGCTCACGTTCAACAATGCGCTGCTGAGTAATGAACTGGGTTTGGAGCGAAGCTTTTTCGGCACTGACACCGCTCTCAACGGCGTGATCAACCGCGGCTTCAACGCCGGGAATCTGTTGGTGGGCACCGGTGAGCAGGCCTTCAATGGTCTTGTGGGTGTTCAAGTTCCGCCCACGTTTACTTCGACTCTCTTGACCGGTAGTGCGGCACAGGTCTTCAACAGCGGCGCCATCGGCGGTCCGCTCGGCGCATTCGATCAAAGCCTCGCGGCCGGTGCTAATTTCGCCGGCTTGTTCGTGGGCAGCGCGCCAGGCCAGGCACTGCTGAGTGCGCTTCCCGCGCCAGCGCAGTCGTTGTTGAGCTCGCCGGCCAGTTTCCTGCAGCAGATACAAACGGCGCAGGTCAACTTCAACACCAATCTGGTCAACAGCGAAATGAACTTCAACCACAGCCTGGTGGCCAACGAAGTCGCCTGGGAGCAACAGGTTTTCCACACCGACAGCGCCCTGAACGGTGCGCTGAACCGCGGGTTCAACATCGGAAACCTGTTGCTGGGCACGGGCGAGCAAGGAGTGAACCTGTTCACCGGGGCGCAGGTGCCGACGAACTTCACCGAAGGGCTGTTGTTGGGCACCGCGGCCCAGCCGTTCAACGGTGGCCAGATCGGCGGCCTGCTCGGCGCTTTCGACCAGAGCACGGAGGCGGGGCTGGATCTGGCTGGACTGATCACCGGCGCCTGA